The region GGACATTTAGTTCACTGGATGTAATTAAACAAGTTAAAGATAACCCTTCCCACACTGTCAGTGTTACAGTAATCCTCCCCGTAATTATAGTCTGTTTTATGCCCACATTTATGACTCTTGTCTGCCTTCATCATTGACCAACACTCTTACAGTCATCAAACACACCCTCTCTCTCACAGCTATCAATATTCTGATGTACTTTCTCACTCACTAGCAAACAAGGAACACAAACTACACAGTTCCACACAGAATACAGGAACTCACAGGTAcgttttgtgtgcatgtgtgtctgtataCTTAAAATTAAGTTTTAAATGAAGTGAGGTTTGTGCTTAACTCATATAATGCTGAGTacagaaacatactgtatgtgtcattCAGATTTGCATTTATAGTTGACACCATCACAAGAGTGATTCAATTATACACTGTGtgttttttactaaaaatatggAAATGAAAGCAGAACGAAACTCAGAGAGAGGAAATACCACGAGATAGAGAATATTACATCCACTTTCTCAGCTTAGAATTCAAACAGTTCACTTATTCTCGTTCACAGGTCTTTGATAATGGACAAAGAATCCAGTCCACCTCCATATGCTGGTCCTCAGGCACAACAAGCAGGCATGAACCACCCTGGACAGCCGGCAGTCTACCCACCTCAAGCAGGTCAGCTGATCTGTCTCTCCcatctgcctttaaaacctcataAACAGGAATAAAGTAGATGATTActcaacacaaattaaaatgataTAAACTTACAGTGGTAGAAGAAAGAACATTGGTGTTCCCATGTAAATTTGACCAAAAATGTGGGCCGATCTTCATAAAAGCTTTAGTAATACTTAGTAAAGACATGTATTTGTTGGAGAAATTGTGCTAATCAGTTTTATGGACATGTTTTTATCAGGAAGTCAGATGTTCCGATCAATACACTGTTCCAATCTGTGATGTCAGATGTGTGTTTAAGGTCATTCCCTGTCAAACAAACAGACTTTGGGTACTGCCGTCTCAGATTGTGCTACAAACATTTCTAAAACTGCTACAAAAGACTTTGGCCTTAATAAATTGTCATGCAGAGTGAGTACTCATGCTTGAGGTGTGTTTTTagcatgctgtgtcaagttaaacgtagtttgaaactttgaaaaatgcatctcgagaaccctgaattctgttgtgctcggtcgagctggagcgctgactgccccctgctgccaCAAACTCATAAAAACATCAAGGTGGCACATCATGCTTCAACTGGTTTGAtagtaggaacattccttattacagaaCTTGCATACGGattgggggcatgattaattgcattttacttttgtgcccctctgtggacatttcacccggaagcTGGAGCTCACATGTTCCCATTCGTTCTAAAACACTTCTccctttggccactgggggcagtggtttaaatATCGGAAAGCACAGACTGAATTCagtagcagaactttcaacctacagtCGGCGAATGCTTTCGAGTTTCAGGACTTGGGCAGCTTGAGTTGCAAAACACTAAATTCCAGATCATCCCAGCAAATTTTACAGAAAAAGGTTTGGATGTCCATGCATCAACCAAGGCTTCAAGACTGCGGATAATATAGCATGGCAATGACCCGGGACACAATTAAATCAACAACTGAATGACTGATTCAGAAGGATTTTCAGGTTTTAAATGATCAAGTCCTGATTTCACCTTGAAGTAGCTTGTATTATGCCAAAATTGATGTAGAGGACTAAACGACTGGTACAGGAAAGTTTGGTTAATTATTGATAATAGAGGAAGTACAAGCAGTTTTTTATCTAATAGTTTATCAAATTAATGTAAGACCACATGTGACTCAAAGGACTCACCTTCTTTATCTCATGCACCACTAAAGGTGTGCATATGATCAGTGGCGTAGCCAGGAAATGACTTTTGGTGGGACACAATAAAAAATGGGTGGCCACATTTTTATAAAACTCACTAACTACAgcatgtgtattgtgaaaagcagtattatacaaataaaactgacttgacttaaagggatagttcacccaaaaatgaaaattctctcttcatttactcaccatcatgccatcctagatgtgtatgactttcttctgcagaactaaaataaagatttttagaagaatttctcagctcttttggtccatacaatgcaagtgaatgggtgccaaaattttgaaactccaaaaatcacataattcagcttaaaagtaatccactgaactccagtagttaaatccgtgtcttcagaagtgatatgataggtgtgtgtgagaaacagataaatatgtaagtaatttttatttttttttacaataaattctcctccgtgcttagtaaatctccactttaactttcacattcttcttcttgtgtttttggtgattcgcattcttcataaatacgccccctactgggcagggaggagaatttctagcaaaaaaggacttaaaaatgtatctgtttctcacccacacctatcatgttgcttctaaataaatggattaaaccactggagacgtatggattacttttatgctgcctttatgtgttttttggagcattGTATCGCAATTTTGCaacgtatggacctacagagctgaaatattcttctaaaaatcataatttgtgttctgcagaagaaagaaagtcatacacatctgggatggcataaaggtgagtaaatggtgagagaattttcattttgggtgaactatctctttaatttccATTAAGTTACATCAGTTTTTCTGTGCCTTTGATGGCAGATCTCTTATTTTGTGCGCAGTCATGACAATGCCCAGTACTAATTTGACTAATTGTGTTGTCCAATCATCTTttctaaaaaagaaataaaaaaataatgcaaaactattgcttaCTTCGCCGTGATCGCACTGTCATTTACTGGCAGATTACCGCTCTGATGATGTTTCTGGAGGAGTTGACTGAAGGCCAATTAGGCCACgttgaatttatttattcatttatgttattttatcagTAACACAAATGTAATAACAATTTTTATATAGCAGAATCTATGCTTTaaccattaaatataaaaaaattaaaatttgtattaaatatataaatatatattcaaagaATAATCTTAAATATTCTGGGTGGGTCTAGTTTGGGTGGGCCCAGGCCCATCCCAGTCCACCCGTTGCTACGCCCTTGAATATGATTATCAGGTAACAGACCAGCTAATCCACTGTGGGTTTTGGTGTTTTCATCTTGTGCTTTGACTCTTTTACAGATCAGTCAGCTTTACTTTACCCTCCACCGCCATCATATGGGTTTGGTGTTCCGCCCACCACAGTCCAGCCCACCGTTGTCCCTGTAGGTGAGTGTTCAACACCGAAGAACTTTCGTGGATTTCTAAAGGAGATTTTAGGCCGGAATGTTAGTATCagacaacattcactttcactgtataaaaatatgcaatgaaagtgaatagtaactcaggctaacattctgactaacatctcctttagtgttaatttgaaggaagaaattcatacaggtttggaacaacatgatgattacagaatttttattttgggtgaactactgtatcTCTTTAATTTTGAAGTCACACAGATATTACCTAGATGACATCTACTTATAATCACCTAATATCTTTCCTAATGTAAAGCATGGCCTTGCAACCTCTAGAAGTTTGAATTTGTGGAGCTGAGAGATGTCattttttgtatgttggtttcctGTTGAACACTCGAGGGCATACTAGCTATTCATAATAAGTTCTATtaacaaatactgtataatgtatacatcttgtggctttttgaaacagtgtatagCTACTTTAGCttttattgactggccccattcacttctatacTAAGTGCCCATATCTGAAACTgcagtatatacattatataagcGAAGGATGATATTAGgcctgtcaattgagcttaacttgtattgaacctagaacattatttaaatagatgtgtttgttcatgcctaGTTACGCAGATGGTAATGGTGACTTCTCTCACCGATGTGCCGGGTCACATTACCTGTCCGCATTGCCTGCAAGATGTTATCACGGAAACTGAACACCTGAGTGG is a window of Myxocyprinus asiaticus isolate MX2 ecotype Aquarium Trade chromosome 8, UBuf_Myxa_2, whole genome shotgun sequence DNA encoding:
- the si:ch211-202h22.9 gene encoding lipopolysaccharide-induced tumor necrosis factor-alpha factor homolog, whose product is MDKESSPPPYAGPQAQQAGMNHPGQPAVYPPQADQSALLYPPPPSYGFGVPPTTVQPTVVPVVTQMVMVTSLTDVPGHITCPHCLQDVITETEHLSGLLAWLICGTLALFVCWPCCCIPFCVDACKDVKHSCPNCKKVIRIYKRV